A region of Acidithiobacillus ferridurans DNA encodes the following proteins:
- a CDS encoding type II toxin-antitoxin system Phd/YefM family antitoxin: protein MKVYTFSEARQKFSSVLDSAQLEGAVKITRRDGRAFLIRPVQESPSPLDVKGVKLNLSRDEIVSSVREGREREARS, encoded by the coding sequence ATGAAGGTCTACACATTCTCTGAAGCTCGTCAAAAGTTCTCGTCAGTACTCGATTCAGCCCAACTTGAAGGGGCGGTTAAAATCACACGTCGAGATGGTCGCGCATTCCTAATCCGCCCGGTTCAGGAATCTCCGTCTCCTCTGGACGTCAAGGGCGTGAAGTTGAATCTCAGCCGAGACGAAATTGTCAGCTCCGTTCGCGAAGGGCGCGAGCGTGAAGCCCGCAGCTAA
- a CDS encoding PIN domain-containing protein, with protein MAMLLYVSYDAYLLVCAMQSNSPLLTLDQPLKQVAESLGIKVLEV; from the coding sequence ATGGCAATGTTGCTGTATGTTTCTTACGACGCCTACTTGCTGGTGTGTGCCATGCAATCCAATTCACCACTGCTTACCCTCGACCAACCCCTTAAACAGGTGGCTGAGTCCCTGGGCATCAAAGTCCTGGAGGTCTAG
- the gmd gene encoding GDP-mannose 4,6-dehydratase: MDKTSIITGITGQDGAYLTQLLLEKGYTVFGTYRRTSSVSFWRLEELGVAQHPNLHLVEFDLTDLGSAIRLIESSGATEVYNLAAQSFVGVSFDQPNTTGQITGLGALNLLEAIRIVNPKIRFYQASTSEMFGKVQAIPQDESTNFYPRSPYGVAKLYAHWMTINYRESYGIFGSSGILFNHESPLRGLEFVTRKITDGMAKIKLGKLDQLQLGNLDAKRDWGYAKDYVEGMWRMLQADTPDTYVLATGRTESVRDFVTMAAKAAGITMEWQGQGEAECGRDAATGKVIVAVNPKFYRPAEVELLIGNPAKAKTELGWETPTTLEQLCAMMVEADLQRSR, from the coding sequence ATGGATAAAACATCAATCATCACCGGCATCACCGGCCAAGACGGCGCCTATCTCACCCAACTCTTGCTGGAGAAGGGTTATACCGTTTTTGGCACCTACCGCCGCACCAGTTCTGTGAGTTTCTGGCGTCTGGAGGAACTCGGCGTGGCGCAGCACCCCAATCTGCATCTGGTGGAGTTTGATCTGACTGATCTGGGTTCCGCCATTCGCCTGATTGAAAGCAGCGGCGCGACTGAAGTTTATAATCTCGCCGCCCAAAGCTTCGTCGGTGTCAGTTTCGACCAACCCAACACCACCGGGCAGATTACCGGTTTGGGTGCCTTGAACCTGCTCGAAGCCATTCGCATCGTCAATCCCAAAATCCGCTTCTACCAAGCCAGTACTTCCGAGATGTTCGGCAAGGTTCAGGCCATTCCCCAGGATGAAAGCACCAACTTCTACCCTCGCAGCCCTTATGGGGTGGCTAAACTCTATGCCCACTGGATGACCATCAACTACCGCGAAAGCTACGGCATATTCGGCAGCAGTGGCATTCTGTTCAACCACGAAAGTCCCTTGCGTGGTCTGGAGTTCGTTACCCGCAAAATCACCGACGGCATGGCGAAAATCAAACTCGGCAAACTCGATCAGCTCCAGTTGGGGAATCTCGATGCCAAACGCGACTGGGGTTATGCCAAGGATTATGTGGAAGGCATGTGGCGCATGTTGCAGGCCGATACCCCGGATACCTATGTACTGGCTACCGGCCGCACGGAATCCGTCCGGGATTTCGTCACCATGGCCGCCAAAGCGGCAGGCATCACCATGGAATGGCAGGGTCAGGGCGAAGCCGAATGCGGCAGAGATGCCGCTACTGGCAAAGTCATTGTCGCCGTCAATCCCAAGTTCTACCGTCCCGCTGAAGTGGAACTCCTCATCGGTAACCCTGCCAAGGCTAAGACGGAACTCGGCTGGGAAACCCCCACGACGCTGGAACAGCTTTGTGCCATGATGGTCGAAGCCGACTTGCAGAGGAGTCGCTGA
- a CDS encoding type II toxin-antitoxin system PemK/MazF family toxin, translating to MKRGDIYLVSLDPTAGHEQSGSRPVLIVSPAEFNETTKLPVILPITNGGEFARRLGFAVPVTGIKTTGVVRCDQPRVMDLAARNARKVDTLPVPIMDEVLARVATIFE from the coding sequence ATGAAGCGAGGTGACATCTACCTCGTGTCGCTCGATCCCACCGCCGGGCATGAACAAAGCGGTAGCCGTCCTGTCCTGATCGTGTCGCCTGCGGAGTTTAATGAAACCACCAAGCTGCCGGTGATCCTACCGATCACCAATGGTGGTGAGTTCGCCCGTCGCCTTGGTTTCGCGGTGCCCGTGACCGGCATAAAGACCACCGGCGTCGTGCGCTGCGACCAGCCGCGCGTGATGGACTTGGCCGCCCGAAATGCCCGCAAGGTGGACACTCTGCCGGTACCGATCATGGACGAGGTGCTGGCCAGGGTCGCCACGATCTTCGAGTGA
- a CDS encoding AbrB/MazE/SpoVT family DNA-binding domain-containing protein, translating to MHTTKLRKVGGSIMLAVPPAFLEQLHLQAGATVGLVVDHGLLVVNPSPRPRYTLAELLAASDYSQPQPVEEREWVDAPAVGGELL from the coding sequence ATGCACACAACCAAACTGCGCAAGGTCGGCGGCTCGATCATGTTGGCCGTCCCACCCGCATTCCTTGAACAGCTGCACCTGCAAGCCGGTGCGACGGTCGGCTTGGTCGTCGATCATGGTCTACTGGTGGTCAATCCCAGTCCACGCCCGCGCTACACACTTGCAGAGTTGCTGGCCGCGTCCGACTATTCCCAGCCGCAACCGGTCGAGGAGCGCGAATGGGTCGATGCGCCCGCCGTGGGCGGTGAGCTGCTATGA
- a CDS encoding ABC transporter ATP-binding protein: MSENSLILSHISKSFPIHHGRDMRLVLDDISLDIHPGERWGIMGPNGAGKSTLIQIISGSLRADAGTVRRGMTVSWPLAFGGAFQGALTGRDNARLIARVYGVDVKETVAQVEDFAELGIYLDEPVKSYSSGMNSRLSFAISMAVDFDCYLVDEVISVGDARFNRRCEDELKRRATKAMVLVSHHADLIRNNCDHAAILENGRLREIDDIDEAVHYYTNM, translated from the coding sequence ATGAGTGAAAATAGCCTGATTCTTTCCCATATCAGTAAGTCCTTCCCCATCCACCATGGCCGGGATATGCGGCTGGTGCTGGATGATATTTCTCTGGACATTCATCCCGGTGAGCGCTGGGGGATTATGGGGCCAAACGGCGCGGGCAAATCGACCCTCATTCAGATTATCAGCGGCTCACTGCGGGCGGATGCGGGAACGGTGCGTCGCGGTATGACGGTTTCCTGGCCCCTGGCTTTTGGGGGGGCTTTTCAGGGGGCGTTGACCGGTCGGGATAATGCCCGCCTCATCGCCCGAGTATACGGGGTGGATGTGAAAGAAACCGTGGCACAAGTGGAAGATTTTGCGGAGCTTGGTATTTACCTGGATGAACCGGTCAAAAGCTATTCTTCGGGTATGAATTCCCGCTTGAGTTTTGCCATCAGCATGGCGGTGGATTTCGACTGCTATCTGGTGGATGAGGTGATTTCGGTGGGCGATGCGCGTTTCAACCGCCGCTGTGAGGATGAATTAAAGCGCCGGGCCACCAAGGCGATGGTGCTGGTGTCTCACCATGCCGATCTGATCCGCAATAATTGTGACCATGCGGCCATTCTCGAAAACGGGCGCTTGCGGGAGATTGATGACATCGACGAAGCCGTCCATTACTACACGAATATGTAA
- a CDS encoding class I SAM-dependent methyltransferase, with protein sequence MSDPDFYRAFEDRHRGSRALIKSRVKVYLPFLYPLKDLYPDSSILDLGCGRGEWLELLREEGFTAHGVDQDAGMLSACTALGLSVEQGDALAALQKLPRASQIVVSGFHIAEHVPFPMLQEMVQEALRVLKPAGLLILETPNAENLVVGSSSFYLDPTHQRPLPPLLLSFLTEYTGFLRNKIVRLQESPELAAGKTPVSLLQVLAGVSPDYAVVAQKEAAAKKLKSFDALFDRQYGLTLEDLAMRYEASLRAETIRELKPKRRKPTAKAASDAQDAPGK encoded by the coding sequence ATGTCTGATCCCGACTTTTACCGCGCCTTCGAAGACCGTCACCGGGGTTCCCGAGCACTCATCAAGTCGCGGGTAAAAGTCTATTTGCCATTCTTGTATCCCCTGAAAGATCTTTATCCCGATAGTTCCATACTGGATCTGGGTTGCGGGCGCGGGGAGTGGCTGGAACTGCTCCGTGAAGAAGGCTTTACCGCCCACGGCGTGGATCAGGATGCCGGTATGCTCTCGGCCTGCACGGCACTGGGCCTGTCCGTAGAGCAGGGCGACGCGCTGGCCGCGTTGCAAAAGCTGCCCCGTGCCAGCCAGATTGTGGTCTCCGGTTTTCACATTGCCGAGCACGTGCCTTTCCCGATGTTGCAGGAGATGGTCCAGGAAGCCCTGCGCGTGCTCAAACCAGCGGGTTTGCTGATACTGGAAACCCCCAATGCCGAGAATCTGGTCGTGGGTTCTTCCAGCTTTTATCTGGACCCTACCCATCAGCGGCCTCTGCCGCCCTTGCTGCTATCGTTTCTGACGGAATACACCGGCTTTCTGCGCAATAAAATAGTGCGTTTGCAGGAATCTCCCGAGCTTGCCGCCGGGAAAACCCCCGTATCTCTGCTTCAAGTGCTGGCGGGAGTGAGCCCGGATTACGCGGTGGTCGCGCAAAAAGAAGCCGCCGCAAAGAAGCTGAAAAGTTTTGATGCGCTCTTTGATCGGCAGTATGGGTTGACTCTGGAAGACCTAGCCATGCGCTATGAAGCCAGTCTGCGCGCGGAAACCATCCGTGAACTGAAGCCCAAGCGTAGAAAACCCACGGCAAAAGCTGCCAGCGATGCCCAGGACGCGCCTGGAAAGTAG
- a CDS encoding SCP2 sterol-binding domain-containing protein, which produces MERFLSIPWMEAYAAHCSADEALAAALKGFNASIEYGWLDTDYPNVYLTLVNGLPHGVTETLPKKAQLRVHASRETWMRIHQRELSGKKAFLTQQLQFRGSMLTLLKYMDPFNATFRRMGDIPATF; this is translated from the coding sequence ATGGAACGTTTTCTGAGTATTCCCTGGATGGAAGCCTATGCCGCGCATTGCAGCGCGGATGAGGCATTGGCGGCGGCACTGAAAGGATTCAATGCCAGCATCGAATACGGCTGGCTGGACACAGATTACCCCAATGTTTACCTGACCCTGGTCAATGGCTTGCCGCATGGCGTTACAGAAACCCTGCCTAAAAAAGCCCAACTGCGCGTCCATGCCAGCCGGGAAACCTGGATGCGCATCCACCAGCGGGAACTCAGCGGCAAAAAGGCCTTTCTGACCCAACAGCTCCAGTTTCGTGGCTCCATGCTGACCCTGCTCAAATATATGGACCCCTTCAATGCCACCTTCCGGCGCATGGGCGATATTCCCGCTACTTTTTAG
- a CDS encoding type II toxin-antitoxin system TacA family antitoxin: MIFPRILEWVNDCHGVAQRRTRYILMSTDKWRTLSLLPYIHPNGAAMLNTPEKHDKPRNARLEARVSSDQKDFFQRAASLTGRTLSEFVIDSTQEAAAKIVQEHEVIRLSREEQVAFVSALLAPSEPGARIDKAVRSYRQKTRP; encoded by the coding sequence ATGATTTTTCCGAGGATACTGGAATGGGTCAATGATTGCCACGGCGTCGCGCAACGGCGCACGCGCTATATCTTGATGAGTACGGACAAATGGCGTACGCTGAGCCTGTTGCCATACATCCATCCTAACGGGGCCGCCATGCTGAACACGCCTGAAAAGCACGACAAGCCGCGCAATGCACGCCTGGAAGCGCGCGTCTCCAGCGACCAGAAAGACTTTTTCCAGCGGGCCGCCTCGCTGACAGGGCGCACCTTGAGCGAATTCGTCATCGACAGTACCCAGGAAGCGGCGGCCAAGATCGTGCAGGAGCACGAAGTCATCCGCCTGTCCCGCGAGGAACAGGTCGCCTTTGTGAGCGCCTTGCTGGCGCCGTCCGAGCCGGGCGCGCGCATCGATAAGGCCGTCCGGAGCTACCGTCAAAAAACGAGGCCGTGA
- a CDS encoding GNAT family N-acetyltransferase, with the protein MALSLVPEHVAPLEKAHDRKSFDCGNEELNRYLREQARQDAAKRVAAPFVFTQPGRPAVLGFYTLSSSIIPVAELPPVLMKQLPRYGQLSVTLLGRLAVDRSVSGQGLGEFLLVDALRRSLEAVQQIAAMAVIVEAKDQRAESFYRHFDFRPFQQTPLRLFLPMGQIAKLFA; encoded by the coding sequence TTGGCGCTCTCTTTAGTCCCTGAACATGTTGCTCCGCTTGAAAAGGCGCACGACCGCAAGTCCTTCGATTGCGGCAACGAGGAGCTGAATCGTTATCTGCGCGAGCAGGCGCGGCAAGACGCCGCGAAGCGCGTCGCCGCGCCTTTCGTATTCACGCAGCCTGGCAGGCCTGCGGTGCTCGGCTTCTACACCCTATCGTCATCCATCATCCCGGTGGCTGAACTACCGCCGGTCCTGATGAAACAACTGCCGCGCTACGGGCAACTGTCGGTCACGTTGCTCGGCAGGTTGGCGGTGGACCGCTCGGTCAGTGGCCAGGGGCTGGGGGAGTTCCTGCTCGTAGACGCCCTACGCCGCAGCCTGGAAGCTGTGCAACAGATCGCGGCCATGGCGGTGATTGTGGAGGCCAAGGATCAGCGGGCCGAGAGCTTCTATCGGCATTTCGACTTTCGGCCTTTCCAGCAAACCCCGTTGCGTCTGTTCCTGCCCATGGGGCAGATTGCGAAACTGTTCGCGTAG
- a CDS encoding glycosyltransferase family 4 protein, producing the protein MNQGDRPLLIDVTRLIGRARKKRMPTGVDRVCLAYIAFFHHRAQALMQHGAIAVALSPTASSALFAWLLAWRDGQPHPALGTTMAWLARLPLRAVPMGSWVLNMGHSGLDRRGYGAWMARKRIRLLVMAHDLIPLTHPQFCRPGEDGRHAARVRVILRHAAGVVSNSQHTARVLRHYAQQWGVTLPPISVIPLGANHFHHAPLPAIHDPLPASYFLMVGTIEPRKNHQFALDLWREWKSRRTDVPLLVVIGQVGWMCGDIQEQFRADATLKDSVRVLHHCGNDCLRAYLQGARALLFPSHEEGYGLPLVEALAVGIPVIASPLPVFREIAGDVPDYIETSDASAWLAALSDYSRPDSSMRQGQLERLRHFSPPTWEQHFEQFTEFMNRL; encoded by the coding sequence ATGAACCAGGGTGACCGCCCCTTATTGATCGATGTCACGCGCTTGATAGGGCGGGCGCGTAAAAAGCGGATGCCCACCGGGGTGGATCGCGTCTGCCTGGCGTATATCGCCTTTTTTCACCATCGTGCCCAGGCCCTGATGCAACACGGAGCCATCGCCGTGGCGTTGTCGCCCACCGCGTCATCTGCCCTTTTCGCCTGGCTCCTGGCTTGGCGAGATGGCCAGCCGCATCCCGCCCTGGGGACGACCATGGCCTGGCTGGCGAGGCTGCCCTTGCGCGCCGTGCCTATGGGAAGTTGGGTATTGAACATGGGGCACAGCGGCCTGGACCGGCGCGGCTACGGTGCATGGATGGCACGCAAACGGATTCGCTTGCTGGTAATGGCCCATGACCTGATCCCCCTCACCCACCCACAGTTCTGCCGTCCAGGGGAAGATGGTCGGCATGCCGCGCGTGTGCGGGTGATCCTGCGTCATGCGGCGGGTGTCGTCAGCAATTCTCAGCACACGGCGCGCGTTTTGCGACATTATGCCCAGCAATGGGGCGTAACCCTGCCGCCCATCTCGGTGATTCCTCTGGGTGCCAATCATTTTCACCACGCTCCACTTCCTGCAATCCATGATCCCTTGCCGGCGTCTTATTTCCTCATGGTGGGCACCATAGAACCGCGTAAGAATCATCAGTTTGCCCTGGATCTGTGGCGGGAGTGGAAAAGCCGCCGGACGGATGTTCCGTTGCTGGTGGTGATTGGCCAGGTGGGATGGATGTGCGGTGATATTCAGGAACAGTTCCGTGCAGACGCGACCCTGAAGGATTCGGTGCGGGTGTTGCACCATTGCGGGAATGACTGTCTCCGGGCTTACCTGCAGGGCGCGCGTGCTTTATTGTTCCCTTCCCACGAGGAGGGTTACGGCCTGCCGCTGGTGGAGGCGTTGGCGGTGGGAATTCCCGTCATTGCCAGCCCGCTGCCCGTTTTCCGGGAGATCGCCGGAGACGTGCCCGATTATATCGAAACCTCGGATGCTTCGGCCTGGCTTGCTGCTTTGAGCGACTATAGCCGCCCCGATAGCTCCATGCGCCAGGGGCAACTGGAGCGCCTGCGGCATTTTTCGCCCCCTACCTGGGAGCAGCACTTTGAGCAGTTCACCGAGTTCATGAACCGCTTATGA
- a CDS encoding class I SAM-dependent methyltransferase, giving the protein MGMLPDSNADWQKIAQNRPYYGVLSEAAYQDSALSDEQRAAFFESGQRYVNMVLDQCTRFFGPDWRAGKALDFGCGVGRLALPLSRRFTEVTGLDVAPAMLSEARFLAEQAGVTNIRWRLGDDALTAIAQEHFDFMLSFIVFQHIPEVRGQAILKRLLQHLAPGGMGVFHFKYAQVSPRHPAATFLSHRIPGGRMLINALRGKPLQEPHMQMNAYNLNRLVQAFQAAGAREIHTRLEDHGGHWGVEMYIRRGY; this is encoded by the coding sequence ATGGGAATGCTGCCAGACAGTAATGCCGATTGGCAAAAGATCGCACAAAATCGGCCTTATTATGGGGTGTTGAGCGAGGCGGCATATCAGGATTCTGCGCTTTCCGACGAACAGCGCGCGGCCTTTTTTGAATCGGGTCAGCGCTACGTCAATATGGTTCTGGATCAATGTACGCGGTTTTTCGGGCCGGACTGGCGGGCTGGTAAGGCGCTGGATTTTGGCTGTGGGGTTGGGCGGCTCGCCTTGCCCCTGTCGCGACGCTTTACCGAGGTAACGGGGCTGGATGTGGCTCCGGCTATGCTCAGTGAGGCCCGGTTCTTGGCCGAACAAGCGGGCGTTACCAATATCCGGTGGCGGCTCGGCGATGACGCATTGACCGCCATTGCGCAGGAACATTTTGATTTTATGTTATCTTTTATCGTGTTTCAGCACATTCCCGAAGTGCGTGGGCAGGCGATATTAAAACGGCTTTTGCAACATCTGGCCCCTGGGGGTATGGGTGTGTTCCATTTTAAGTATGCTCAGGTGAGCCCGCGTCATCCGGCGGCGACCTTCTTGAGTCACCGCATTCCGGGTGGGCGCATGCTCATCAATGCCCTGCGCGGCAAGCCGCTGCAAGAACCCCACATGCAAATGAACGCCTATAACCTCAACCGGTTGGTGCAGGCTTTTCAGGCTGCGGGTGCTCGGGAAATCCATACCCGTCTCGAAGATCACGGTGGGCATTGGGGAGTGGAAATGTATATTCGGCGGGGATACTGA
- a CDS encoding HAD-IIIC family phosphatase — protein sequence MSRREQTSWWRRWRGRNESTEDPAWAALDDEAFLDAIYLKYLGRSTDPTGRDFYLRRLQSPQARRHVMRTLQNSEEGRAYQEQQQRVAVLNALEQQEQQFPPIPSIGITPAAEQPRLAILGTCLMEGLLRTALAAHWPVRHYLMDSGPHDPVPPLPVGEQDAVLVQLTLRSLLSLVTDGGDGDLFHLRPDLDWNLLRESTRRPLSAMVERVLAGLPEGIPVFFLSFLEPAPQINGILGRNRQKSLYALIRDLNDALEEQLASHHHAFYLELNDLRLHYGDSTAYDGHVSHFTHGGLLSSRQGDLIHLGILDKVRAALRILQGERPVKLIITDLDNTLWKGVLAEADEIIPLEVTEGWPLGYAEALLACKARGLLLAICSKNDAASTRENFVRVWGRRLRLEDFCSVQIGWEPKPAGIARILAETNILPEHVLFIDDNPLEIAEVSHAYPAMRTLSGDPERWRYTLLYAAETQVAEVSEESARRTELIQAKKAREEAAGSQDRDAWLASLQLALRMEVMADAAHPRYARALELLNKTNQFNTTGQRWSGAEMQDWLASGGALLAASAEDRFAPHGLIALALLRNNAIEQVVLSCRIFGLGIETALLAAAVRQIQAAGHPAYLGYYTSTGRNDACRDFWSKHGCTWDAEAQVWRGDVVPVSPAWIHLNGSKSDGLHHASAQK from the coding sequence GTGTCGCGCAGGGAACAGACATCCTGGTGGCGGCGTTGGCGTGGCCGTAATGAATCGACGGAAGACCCCGCCTGGGCGGCGCTGGATGATGAGGCGTTTCTGGACGCGATTTATCTCAAGTATCTGGGGCGTTCCACTGATCCAACGGGCAGGGACTTTTATCTCCGACGTCTGCAATCTCCACAGGCCCGCCGCCACGTCATGCGGACCCTCCAGAACTCCGAGGAAGGGCGGGCCTACCAGGAGCAGCAGCAACGGGTGGCCGTGCTGAACGCCTTGGAACAACAAGAGCAGCAATTCCCGCCGATACCCTCCATAGGCATTACCCCGGCAGCCGAACAGCCCCGCTTGGCCATTCTGGGCACCTGTCTGATGGAAGGCTTGTTGCGGACGGCGCTGGCAGCCCATTGGCCGGTGCGCCATTATCTGATGGATTCCGGTCCCCATGATCCGGTGCCCCCGCTGCCGGTCGGGGAACAGGATGCCGTTCTCGTGCAACTCACCCTGCGTTCCTTGCTGAGTCTGGTAACGGACGGCGGCGACGGGGATTTGTTCCACTTGCGCCCCGATCTCGACTGGAATCTGCTGCGGGAAAGTACCCGTCGTCCCCTGAGCGCCATGGTGGAACGGGTGCTGGCGGGGTTGCCCGAGGGGATTCCCGTATTTTTTCTGAGCTTTCTGGAACCCGCCCCGCAGATCAACGGAATCCTGGGCCGGAACCGGCAGAAGTCTCTCTATGCCCTGATCCGGGACTTGAATGATGCCCTGGAGGAGCAACTGGCATCGCACCACCACGCTTTCTACCTGGAACTGAATGACCTGCGCCTGCACTATGGGGACAGTACCGCCTACGATGGGCATGTTTCCCATTTTACCCACGGCGGCTTGCTCAGTAGTCGTCAGGGAGATTTGATCCACCTGGGGATTCTGGACAAGGTCCGCGCGGCCTTGCGGATTTTGCAGGGCGAACGTCCGGTGAAACTCATTATTACCGATCTCGATAATACGCTCTGGAAAGGCGTGCTCGCGGAAGCCGATGAGATTATCCCCCTGGAAGTCACGGAAGGTTGGCCCTTGGGTTACGCCGAAGCCTTGCTGGCGTGCAAGGCGCGGGGACTTTTACTTGCGATCTGCAGTAAAAACGATGCCGCGAGTACCCGGGAGAATTTCGTGCGGGTCTGGGGCCGACGCCTGCGCCTGGAGGATTTCTGCTCGGTGCAGATCGGTTGGGAACCCAAGCCCGCCGGTATTGCCCGGATTCTGGCCGAAACCAACATCCTCCCAGAGCATGTGCTGTTTATTGATGACAACCCCCTGGAGATTGCGGAAGTTTCCCATGCCTATCCGGCCATGCGTACCCTGAGCGGCGACCCGGAGCGCTGGCGCTACACTCTGCTCTATGCGGCGGAAACCCAGGTGGCCGAGGTTTCCGAGGAATCCGCCCGGCGCACGGAATTGATCCAGGCCAAAAAAGCGCGTGAAGAAGCGGCGGGGAGTCAGGATCGGGATGCCTGGCTGGCGTCCTTGCAATTGGCCTTGCGCATGGAGGTCATGGCCGATGCCGCACACCCACGCTATGCGCGGGCCCTGGAGCTGCTCAATAAAACCAACCAGTTCAACACCACCGGCCAGCGCTGGAGTGGTGCTGAAATGCAAGACTGGCTGGCCTCGGGCGGGGCATTACTGGCCGCCAGCGCGGAAGACCGTTTTGCCCCCCACGGACTGATTGCTCTGGCTTTGCTGCGCAATAACGCCATAGAGCAGGTGGTGCTGTCTTGCCGGATATTTGGTCTGGGCATCGAAACCGCCCTGCTCGCCGCCGCGGTGCGGCAGATTCAGGCTGCTGGACACCCGGCGTATCTCGGGTATTACACGTCCACCGGCCGCAACGACGCCTGCCGGGATTTCTGGTCCAAGCATGGCTGTACTTGGGATGCGGAGGCGCAGGTATGGCGGGGCGACGTCGTGCCTGTTAGCCCTGCCTGGATTCATCTGAACGGTTCCAAAAGCGATGGGCTACATCACGCATCCGCCCAAAAGTAG